One genomic segment of Arachis duranensis cultivar V14167 chromosome 4, aradu.V14167.gnm2.J7QH, whole genome shotgun sequence includes these proteins:
- the LOC107486647 gene encoding UDP-glycosyltransferase 83A1 — MGIPHFLAIPFQVSSHINPLLQLSNVLAKHGCKVTFLYTEFNHKRAKNSAAAQDHDDEESSKMIKFVTFPDGLGPEGDRSDSMKVLQSIKRTMPSLLPKLIEDINALNFENKITCILVTFNMSWALEVGHQLGIQCAALFPFSATSVASVHFIPKLIEDGIIDSDGNPIKSQEIQLAPNMAMMDSKHFLWCNLGNDFFKHLVQETKTMELLAEWWLCNSAYDLEPGAFSISPKLLPIGPLMESDSSNNNNNKSSSFWQEDTTCLEWLDQQQPQSVLYVSFGTLAVMESNQFKELALALDLIDKPFLWVIRPDNMDNKRNHKYPDEFHGRKGKIVDWVSQKKILNHSAIACFISHCGWNSTIEGVYSGVPFLCWPFFIDQFWNESYICDIWKVGLGLNKDDNGFISKEEINKKVLQLLGDEGIRERSLKLKQVSRNNLAEEGGQSTKNLENFVNWAK, encoded by the exons ATGGGAATCCCTCACTTTCTTGCAATACCATTTCAAGTTTCATCACACATTAATCCCCTTTTGCAACTCTCTAATGTTCTAGCAAAACATGGTTGCAAGGTCACTTTTCTTTACACTGAATTCAACCACAAAAGAGCAAAAAATTCTGCTGCTGCTCAAGATCATGATGATGAGGAATCATCAAAGATGATAAAGTTTGTGACATTCCCAGATGGTTTAGGCCCTGAAGGTGATAGAAGTGACAGCATGAAAGTGCTTCAATCTATCAAAAGAACAATGCCTTCTTTGCTTCCAAAGCTCATAGAAGATATCAATGCTTTGAATTTTGAGAACAAGATCACTTGTATTCTTGTCACATTTAATATGAGTTGGGCCTTGGAAGTTGGTCACCAATTGGGAATTCAATGTGCTGCTCTATTTCCCTTCTCAGCTACAAGTGTGGCTTCAGTTCATTTCATCCCCAAGCTCATCGAGGATGGAATTATAGATTCAGATG GAAACCCCATCAAATCACAAGAAATTCAACTTGCCCCAAATATGGCAATGATGGACTCTAAACACTTTTTATGGTGTAACTTAGGCAATGACTTCTTCAAGCACCTTGTGCAAGAAACTAAAACTATGGAGTTATTAGCAGAGTGGTGGCTCTGCAATAGTGCCTATGATCTTGAGCCAGGAGCATTCTCCATATCTCCAAAGCTCCTACCAATTGGACCATTGATGGAAAGtgacagcagcaacaacaacaacaacaaaagttCTTCATTCTGGCAAGAGGACACAACATGCTTAGAATGGTTggatcaacaacaacctcaatctGTTCTATATGTTTCATTTGGTACTTTAGCAGTAATGGAATCCAACCAATTCAAAGAATTAGCACTTGCACTTGATCTCATTGACAAGCCTTTTCTTTGGGTTATAAGAccag ATAATATGGATAACAAGAGAAACCACAAATACCCAGATGAATTTCATGGAAGAAAAGGTAAAATTGTTGATTGGGTATCccaaaaaaagatattaaaccACTCTGCCATTGCTTGTTTCATAAGTCATTGTGGTTGGAATTCTACTATTGAAGGTGTATATAGTGGTGTTCCTTTTCTGTGCTGGCCATTTTTCATTGACCAATTTTGGAATGAATCATATATTTGTGATATTTGGAAAGTTGGGTTGGGATTGAACAAGGATGACAATGGATTCATATCAAAGGAAGAGATAAATAAGAAGGTGTTGCAATTGCTTGGTGATGAAGGCATAAGAGAAAGATCTTTGAAATTGAAACAAGTGAGTAGGAACAACCTAGCTGAAGAAGGTGGCCAATCTACAAAGAATCTTGAAAATTTTGTCAATTGGGCAAAATAA